The region ATCGGCTCCAGCGCCGGCAGCCTGGCTGAAGAGACCCATCATGCCTTCCCAATACTGACTGGTCTTCATGCGGGTCGGTCGTTCCATGTCCCGATTGTCGTTCGGTGTCAGTCGGAGCGCGTTCTTCTGGCCGTGCCTGTCGTGATACTCCTGGAGGGTGTCGGCCAGAATGCGAGTGACATCTGCACCCCAGGCAGGCCGCATGGTCATGGGTGGTAGTGTCTCGAACTCGACGAGCAGGGCAGGGGCTTCGAGCGCGACGGCACGCTCGCAGACGCGGCGGATCATGTCCGAATACTGGTCACGGATTTCCGGCCAGGTCGCCTCGCCGATGTCAATCGGGGGCAGCGTGAAGTTGACTTCGGGGATGACCGTCCCGGTTCCGATCTCGACGCCTCGACCGCAGGTGACGGGCTTGGGGGCGCGCCCGAAGATGAAGTCGTTCAGCGAGGCGATGGCAAGCGTGCCGTCTTTCCAGGTGGCTTCTGGTGGCATGGCGTTAGGCGGCCGTCAGCGAGCGCGCGACGCGTACTGCACCGCTGGCGTTGTCGCTGAACCCGTGAGCGCCGATCTCGTCGGCGTACGCTTGCGTCACGGGTGCGCCGCCTATCATCACCTTTACCTTGCCATGCAGGCCGGCTTCCTTGATGGCATCCACCGTTGCCTTCATCCCCGGCATGGTGGTTGTCAATAGGGCCGACATTGCCACTATCTGAGCGTCGTTGTCCTGTGCTGCCTGCACGAACTTCTCGGGACTCACGTCCACGCCGAGGTCCACCACTTCGAACCCGCCGCCTTCCAGCATCGCCGCAACGAGGTTCTTGCCGATATCGTGCAGGTCGCCCTTCACGGTCCCGATCACGACCCTGCCGGAAAAGCTGCTGCCGCCGGCCACCAGAGCGGGCCGGATCAGCTCCATCGCAGCCTTCATCGCGCGGGCGGAGATCAGCAGCTCGGGTACGAAGTACTCGTTCGCCTCATAGCGCTTGCCGACCTCGTCCATCGCGGGGATCATGTATTGGGTGAGCAATGTGTTGGGGTCGATACCTTCCGCAAGGGCTTCTTCGACGATGCTTCTCGCCGTGTTCGCCTTACCTTCGAGCACTGCGGTGTACAAGGGGCCCAGTTCGACCATTTGCGCATTCATCTCCGGGTTGAGGTCCCAAGTTCGGCCATCGTCGCGCCGATGGGCCTCGGATTGGAACGGCCTATTCTACCAAACCGCCGGGGCACCTTCCCAACGTGGGCCGGAAGGCCGACCTACGCATCGGCCACACCCGTGTATACGGCCCGAAGAACCTCCGCAGGCGTCGTCCAGCCCTGCAGGATCTTCTGCAGGCCGTCCTCCATCATGGTTCGCATGCCCTGCTGCCGAGCCGCATGCAGAAGGTCGGGTGAGGCCCCTCCTCGTGCGATGGCGGTGCGAAACTCTGGCGTTGCAGTGACCAATTCGAAGACGCCGATGCGACCCTTGTAGCCCGTTTTACGGCATGCCTCGCAGCCCTTGCCTCGGAAGAACTGAGCGTTCCCGATCCGCTCGGGCCCGAGGCCGAGCGCGATCAACTCGTTCTCGGGCGGCACGAAAGGCTCGCGGCACTTCGGGCAGTTGAGACGGACGAGACGCTGCGCCATGATTGCTACGGTCGTAC is a window of Fimbriimonadia bacterium DNA encoding:
- a CDS encoding corrinoid protein, with amino-acid sequence MVELGPLYTAVLEGKANTARSIVEEALAEGIDPNTLLTQYMIPAMDEVGKRYEANEYFVPELLISARAMKAAMELIRPALVAGGSSFSGRVVIGTVKGDLHDIGKNLVAAMLEGGGFEVVDLGVDVSPEKFVQAAQDNDAQIVAMSALLTTTMPGMKATVDAIKEAGLHGKVKVMIGGAPVTQAYADEIGAHGFSDNASGAVRVARSLTAA